Part of the Pseudomonadota bacterium genome, ATGGCGGAGGCCTTCAAGGTGCATCGCGTGACGGTGGGTCAGTCCATCGTCACCGAGGGAGAGCCCGGAGACCGCTTCTAGGTCATCGACACGGGCGCGGTCATCGTTCACCGGAGCGGCCACCATCTGGCGCGCCTCGAAGCCGGCAGCTGCTTTGGTGAAACCGCCCTGCTCGACCAGTGCGTTCGCGCCGCCACCGTGACGGCGGCGAGCGACTGCCGACTGCTGTTCCTCGATCAGGCATCCTTCCAGACGATCCTCGCGCGGCACCCGGAAATCGAAGCCGAGCTGAGCGAGCTGAACAAGACGCGAAAGCAGGCCACGGCCGCCGCGCTTTCCGCCGTTCAAGAGGAGTCCACCCCATGAGCGCACCGCAGGCGACCCGAATTCTCGTGCTCGGAGGAGGGTATGTGGCCATCTGGCTCGTCTCTCGTCTGCGAAAAGCGATCCGCCGAGGGGAGATCGAGCTGACGGTCGTCGACCGTCACAACTATCACACCTTCCACGGACTCGTGCCCTACATGCTCGTGGGACGCATCCAGGCCGAGCAGATCGCTTCACCGGCCCGCCGCTTGTTCGCTCCCGGACGGTTCGTCTGCGGCGACATCGAGACCATCGACCTCGACAAGCGCGAGGTGGGCGTGGTGCGCCTGCTCGACGGCCGCCCGCTGTCGCTGTCCTACGATCATCTCGTGCTCAACCTCGGGTCGGTCGACGACCTCACCCGCTTCCGCGGCATCGGCGAGCACACCATGCGCTTGAAGGACTACAACGACTGCGTCCGCGTGCGCAGCCACGTGCTCGCCATGCTCGAGCAGGCCGACGTCGAACCCGATGCAGAGGAGCGCCGCCGCCTCCTGCACTTCGTCGTGGCCGGCGGAAACTACGCCGGTATCGAGGTGGCGGCCGCGCTGGGCGAGAGCCTGCGCGACCTCACCCGCAGGGAGTACGCGCACATCGACCCGTCCGAGTGCAAGGTGACGGTGGTCCACTCGGGCTCGCAGATCCTTCCCGAGCTCGGACGTCGCTTTCCGCACCTGTCGGAGTACGCCCGCGCGTTCCTCGAAACGAGAGGGGTGTCGTTCGAGCTGGGTGTGAAGCTGTCATCGGCGACCCCGGTCGAAGCCGTGCTCTCGGACGGCCGCCGCCTCTCGACGCGCAGCATCATCTCGTGCACCGGAACGGCACGCAGTCCCCTGCTCGACCGCCTCGATCTCCCGCGCGGAGATCACGGGCGTCTGCAGGCCGACACCTACGGCCGCGTCGACGAGGCACGCAACGTGTGGGCCGCGGGAGACTGCGCGGCCCTGCCGCTCAAGACCGGTGGCGTGGCGCCCGCCCTCGCGCTGTACGCGATGCAAGGCGGCTCGACCCTGGGCGACAACATCCTGCGCACCCTTCGGGGCCAGCCGCTTCGTCCCTATGCGTTCACCGGAATGGGCGACTGCTGCATCCTCGGGGGCGGCAACGCCGTCGGCCAGCTGTGGGGCGTACCGCTCAAAGGGTGGCTCGCCTCGCTGATCTGGCACGGCTGCATGGTCACCTACCTGCCGAGCTGGTCGAAGCGCCTGCGCACGGTTCTCGACTGGATGACCGTGGGGCTGTTCGGCCGCGACACTGTGAGCGCGTACGCGTCGACCCACCACCTGGGCGTCGTGCGCGAGCTCTACGAGGCGGGCGAAGATGTCGTGCGGCAAGGCGACGCGGGCAGCGCCATGTACCTCATTGAATCGGGCACGGTCGAGGTCGTCACTCGCACCGATCACGCCGAGCGCGTCGCCGTGCTCGGCCCCGGCGATCACTTCGGTGAGCTTGCGGTCCTGCAAGGCGTGCGCCGCACCGCCACCGTGCGCGCGCTCGAACCGCTGGCCGTCATCCGCCTGTCACGCGACGACACGCGCAATCTCAGCGCCGTGGTGCGCCCGTTCGCCGAACGCGTCTCATCCCGCCTGCCGACTGGTTCCGGGGCGCCCGACCGGTAGGTGAATCGCTCGCGGACCTGCGGGTCTCACGCCCGTGGTCTTCACCGCGGGCGTCGTCGTCATCGCGATGCACTCTCCCTCACCTGGCACGTGAACGCCGATCTGTGACCTCGGCTCGACCATGGTCGAGCCCGCGGTCGAAGGGCAGCGCAAGCACGAGCCCCGGGCTGAGATCGCGTTGCTAGAGCCTCGTCTCGCCCCTCACCGCGACGCGTGAGACGCCACGCAGAAGGCCGCCCGCGTCGGATCACTCGTTGTGCGTGGGAAGCTCGCGGTGCCACGGGCGCGCCTTGGCCACCGCGAATCCGACGATGGTCACGCCAGCTGCGACGACGCCCGCAGCCGGCCCGAAGAGCGCGCCGCCCAGGGTCATGGGCATTCCGAAGAGCAGCCCCGCGGTGATGGTGAGGAAAACGCCGGCCGGGGTGGTCACCATCTCCTTGACCGCCGCGCCGAAAGGCTGGTGCAGATCCTTGCCCTTGTACGAGAGAATCTCACCCGTGTCCGCGGCGACGACCACCTTCTCCCGGTGATATTCGCCAAACGTCGTGCGGCACTCGTCGCGATGATACTCGAGGGCGGTGGCGGCGCGGCCGTGAAATCTCGTGGGATAGGCGCGCATCGTGTCAACGCCGCCCGCGCCCGCGTACAGCGCCTCAGCGGGATGGAAGTCGTTCTCGATTCTGCCCTCGATCACCTTGCCGCCCGCGTCGTAGGCGGCGGTCGCCGTGCGAATCTCCTCGACCACGTGCCAGGCAGGGATGTCGATGCCCTGAAACGTCAGGCCGGTGCGTCCACCCGTGGCGGAAGCAATGGACACGTGGTCTTTGCGGGGGTCGGCGTCCACGCCCTTCTCGTCATCATGGCGTCGCACCTCGTCGAACGCGCGTTGCACCAGATCGCGCACAGCCGTCGCGCGCGCAAGGGTCTTCGGACCAAAAGGAGCCGTCGCAGGGCCGAACATGGAAGGAAACCTCCTACCGTGGTTGATTCGTGGCGCATGGTAGGAAGGTTCGCTGGAAGAAGACTGAACGATGGATGAGAGATGTGGTCCGACAGTGCGGATGGCCTGCACGGTCACGCGACGGGCGGCTCCTGCAGCGCGCGCACGATGCGGGGGATCCACGCCCGCGGCGCAAACCGCACCGAAAGCGCCGTGAGCCAGTTCATGATGCCCGCCACGGCCACGGTCTTGCCCAGCATGGTGGCGCGGTAGCCGATGTCGGCGACCTCGGCGGCGCCCATCACCGGCCGAGACGCGAACAGCGGTGAGCCCTCCACGTTTGCGCGCTTGGCGAAGTTCGTGGCGGTGGGGCCGGGGCAGAGGGTGGTCACCGTCACCCCCGTGCCGCGCAGCTCTTCGGCAATGGCCTCAGAGAACGAGAGCACATAGGCCTTGCTCGCGTAGTAGCACGCCATGAAGGGCCCCGGCTGAAACGCGGCCGTCGATGCCACGTTGAGCACCCGCCCCGACTTGCGCGCAATCATGCCGGGCAGGAAGAGCCGGGTGAGGTGCGTCAGCGCCACGATGTTGAGCGCGAGCATGTTGAGATCGGCGCTGGGCTCGATCTCGGCGAACCGACCGCTGGTGCTGAATCCCGCGTTGTTGACGAGCACGCCCACGGGCACGCCAAGGGCCTGCACCGCGTCGTAGAGAGCCTGGGGCGCCTCGGGCTGCGACAGGTCGCTCGCCACCACATGCACCTTCGCGCCGTGCTGGGCGGTGAGCTCGGCCGCGATGCGCTCGAGCTCGGCCTTGTTACGCGCCGCCAGAACAAGCTCGTGGCCGTTGCGCGCCATGATGCGGGCGAGCTCGAGGCCGATTCCACTCGATGCCCCCGTGATGAGGGCCGGTTCGATCATCATGCCGAGCACTTCGGGTCGTGGCGGAGGGTGCCCTGCCGGGCGTCTGTGGGTGCGCGGCAACGTTCACATCGTGTCCGGAAACCGTAACATATGAGCGAAGAACGGTAACAACGGCCTTACATCGCGGCAACATCGCCGCCGCATGCCGGACATCTGCCGCTCGTATGATGGGTCCACGAGGAAGGTGGACGACGATGGACACACTGACAAGCCTGGGCGGGTACTGCTCGAGAGGATATGACCTGGCCATCAAGAGCCTGCGCTCGATGGCCGATCTGGGCGCGCACGAAGCCGTCGGTGGGGGCCGCGACCTGAGCACCCTCAGCCACGAGGCGCAGGTGCTGCTCGAGCAGCGAGCGCTGCTCAGCGAAGCAAAGACGGCAAGATCGGTGGGCGACCTCGCCAAGATGCGCGACTGCATGTCGCAGCTGAAGGCCATTCGCGCCATGCGCGGACTCAAAGCCATCAACCCATTCGCCATGCTCGCCACCGACGCCATGATCGACAGCCTGCAGGTCCATGAGCGCGACAAAGCCTTCGCGCAGCTCAATGACGTGCGCCAAGGTGCAGGACAGGCTCCCATTCAGGTCGGCGACCGCTCCAAGAACCTTCTGCTCACCGCGTTCGCCAAGCGCCCAGAACTTACGATGGCCAATCTCGACGAGAGGTTGCGCGACGCCAATGCGGGTCGTGCAGCGCGGGGAAGCCGCCCCATCGACACAGACACCATGATCTATCTCTGGGCCAATGGAAAGGATCCGCACCACAAGCAGGCCATCGACCCCGCGGCTGTGCACGCGGCGCTCAACATCGACGTCGAGGGATTCGCCGGGGGCTACATGCAGGGTATCGACCGAAACGGTGTCGAGGGCTTGCTCGAGCGTGAGCGCCTCGACGTGTTCAATCGCATTCGAAAGGCCGCCGACCTCGCGCCCGTCGACGCGC contains:
- a CDS encoding cyclic nucleotide-binding domain-containing protein, translating into MDTGAVIVHRSGHHLARLEAGSCFGETALLDQCVRAATVTAASDCRLLFLDQASFQTILARHPEIEAELSELNKTRKQATAAALSAVQEESTP
- a CDS encoding SDR family oxidoreductase, encoding MIEPALITGASSGIGLELARIMARNGHELVLAARNKAELERIAAELTAQHGAKVHVVASDLSQPEAPQALYDAVQALGVPVGVLVNNAGFSTSGRFAEIEPSADLNMLALNIVALTHLTRLFLPGMIARKSGRVLNVASTAAFQPGPFMACYYASKAYVLSFSEAIAEELRGTGVTVTTLCPGPTATNFAKRANVEGSPLFASRPVMGAAEVADIGYRATMLGKTVAVAGIMNWLTALSVRFAPRAWIPRIVRALQEPPVA
- a CDS encoding cyclic nucleotide-binding protein → MSAPQATRILVLGGGYVAIWLVSRLRKAIRRGEIELTVVDRHNYHTFHGLVPYMLVGRIQAEQIASPARRLFAPGRFVCGDIETIDLDKREVGVVRLLDGRPLSLSYDHLVLNLGSVDDLTRFRGIGEHTMRLKDYNDCVRVRSHVLAMLEQADVEPDAEERRRLLHFVVAGGNYAGIEVAAALGESLRDLTRREYAHIDPSECKVTVVHSGSQILPELGRRFPHLSEYARAFLETRGVSFELGVKLSSATPVEAVLSDGRRLSTRSIISCTGTARSPLLDRLDLPRGDHGRLQADTYGRVDEARNVWAAGDCAALPLKTGGVAPALALYAMQGGSTLGDNILRTLRGQPLRPYAFTGMGDCCILGGGNAVGQLWGVPLKGWLASLIWHGCMVTYLPSWSKRLRTVLDWMTVGLFGRDTVSAYASTHHLGVVRELYEAGEDVVRQGDAGSAMYLIESGTVEVVTRTDHAERVAVLGPGDHFGELAVLQGVRRTATVRALEPLAVIRLSRDDTRNLSAVVRPFAERVSSRLPTGSGAPDR